CAGTGCCTGTTAATTTTGTAAGGCTGAGGTGAGCCGAACCAGTCTGTGGTGTCCATCCTTGCAGGATACTTTCCTGTCATTATGCTTGCCCTTGTGGGGGAACATACCGGAGCGGCCGCATAGGCATCTGTAAATTTTATCCCTTCTCCACACAGAGCATCTATGTTAGGCGTTTCGTAAAATTCGCTTCCAAAACAGCCTAAATCTTTCCAGCCGAGATCATCTATAAGCAGGAATAGGAAATTAGGCTTTTTTGCAGGCTTTGCTAATAAGCTTCCGCTGCCAAGGCCGGCAAGTGAAACCGCTGCAAGGCCGGCAGACTTGAAAAAAGTACGTCTTTGCATTATGTTTATCCTTTATTTGAGCATTATTGCTTATAACCCGGATTCAGCTGCGGCATCTCAGCATCAACTTCTTTGAACCAATTTAACAGCTTATTAAATAATCTTTCAGTGATTTCAGGCTTTTTATCTGCAAGGTTGTTCTTTTCTCCAATATCCTCTCTGAGATTGAATAATTCCTTCCGGCTGTCTTCATACCACAAGATCAGTTTCCACTCATTTTCGCGAATTGCAGAAGCAGGTGAGCATCCTTGAGGACTGTAATGCGGGTAGTGCCAGAAAATCGGGCCGCGGTCCATATTTTCTCCCTTAAGCAGAGGCACCAAACTCTTGCCGTCCTTATGCTGTTCAGGACGGGCAGGCAAACCCGCCATTTCGAGAATTGTTGGATAGAAATCAGTGCTTATTACCGGCTTCTTGCAAACCTTTCCGGGCTCTGCTTCGCCCGGCCATTTGATTATCATCGGTTCACGAATCCCGCCTTCGTAAATCCAGCCTTTCCCCCCTCGCAGAGGGATATTAGAGGTAGGATGCCATTTAGCCGTGGAGAGGCCTCCATTGTCCGACATAAAGAAGACGATAGTGTTATCATCTATATTCATCTCTTTAAGTTTATCAAGCACCTTGCCGCAAGCAGTATCCATTGCCTCAACCATGCCGGCATAAACAGCGTGGTCTTGGGTCAGCCGAATGTTGCGATTTCTGTCGCTTCCATATTCTGTTTTCAATCCAAGAGCCTTTCGCTTCTTTTCGTACTTTTCCTTCAGATCCTCTCGGGCCATCAAAGGGGTATGTACAGAATAGAAAGAAAGAAACGCAAGGAAGGGATTCTTCTTGTTAGATTGGATAAATTCTATGGTTTCATCCGCCAGCCGGTCAGGCAAATGTTCGCCTTCGGGTCCGTCTTCCAGTCTTGGGTTATCGTAAGGCGGGAAATATCCATCACCTTTCGGCGCTCCAACTTCCCATCCACCTTTATTTATATCAAACCCCTGATGTTCCGGCCAGTAACGCTGCTCTGCCCCCAAATGCCATTTTCCAGCAAAGAACGTAGAGTAGCCAGATTGGTTGAGAGCCTCAGCAACAGTAAGCTCGCTCAAAGGCAGAGACTCCTTAAAGTCAGCAGTTAAAAGAGGTTTATTAACCGCCCATCTGTATTTTTCAAGCGGCACTTCCCCACCCGGACCGCCAAACCATTCGGTTGTATCAAGGCGAGCGGGATACTTTCCCGACATTATGCTCGCCCTTGTGGGGGAACATACCGGAGCAGCTGCATAGGCATCTGTGAATTTAATTCCTTCTCCGCACAGAGCATCTATGTTCGGTGTTTCGTAGAAATCGCTTCCAAAACAGCCTAAATCTTTCCACCCGAGATCGTCTATA
This window of the Sedimentisphaera salicampi genome carries:
- a CDS encoding sulfatase — its product is MQRRTFFKSAGLAAVSLAGLGSGNLLAKPAKKPNFLFLLIDDLGWKDLGCFGSDFYETPNIDALCGEGIKFTDAYAAAPVCSPTRASIMSGKYPARLDTTEWFGGPGGEVPLEKYRWAVNKPLLTADFKESLPLSELTVAEALNQSGYSTFFAGKWHLGAEQRYWPEHQGFDINKGGWEVGAPKGDGYFPPYDNPRLEDGPEGEHLPDRLADETIEFIQSNKKNPFLAFLSFYSVHTPLMAREDLKEKYEKKRKALGLKTEYGSDRNRNIRLTQDHAVYAGMVEAMDTACGKVLDKLKEMNIDDNTIVFFMSDNGGLSTAKWHPTSNIPLRGGKGWIYEGGIREPMIIKWPGEAEPGKVCKKPVISTDFYPTILEMAGLPARPEQHKDGKSLVPLLKGENMDRGPIFWHYPHYSPQGCSPASAIRENEWKLILWYEDSRKELFNLREDIGEKNNLADKKPEITERLFNKLLNWFKEVDAEMPQLNPGYKQ